A part of Carassius carassius chromosome 4, fCarCar2.1, whole genome shotgun sequence genomic DNA contains:
- the LOC132129737 gene encoding nucleus accumbens-associated protein 2-like, with protein sequence MSQLLHMEIPNFGSTVLDSLNEQRLLGQHCDVAIMVNGQAFKAHRAVLAASSLYFRDLFSGSAQTLFELPSSVASSCFQQILSFCYTGRMTVSASDQLMVMYTAGYLQIQNIVERGMDLMFKASAPYCDSQTSATDDPPSPNNNNSSLLLGDQPTTVCKIKEEKLEALVCGQNGELKHSDEDRRPRGRSSRNGTLFYTSGGVNGVIPVMHAYELSTRDHASPGASSLPTTDSPTSHQNEEEDFEDDSYESLTNGKIFGGSSGIFGLKEKMEVSSLPLSLENRFCVLLGGDREALPAGLISQIGYRCHPALYTEGDPGERLELIAGSGVFMTRGQLMNCHLCAGVKHKVLLRRLLAAFFDRNTLADSCGTGIRSSNCDPNRKPLDSRILNTVKLYCQNFAPNFKESEMNVIAADMCTNARRVRKRWLPKIKAMLPEAIEVYRGTAVLSHVEGATQPGSGFPFESEFKHLAASNLTLEQHFYGDCRETLRNGSHFSMEERSKKGEEVKTEPSRAKESDNMQEVEKLPESPERAAGVLALNHASKKGEKERATSSPSSQREEQNRQRPLEDNQ encoded by the exons ATGTCTCAGCTCTTGCACATGGAGATCCCAAACTTCGGCAGCACTGTTCTGGACAGCCTGAATGAACAGCGGCTGCTGGGCCAACACTGCGATGTGGCCATCATGGTCAACGGACAGGCCTTCAAGGCCCACCGCGCTGTTTTGGCGGCCAGCAGCCTCTACTTCCGTGATCTTTTCAGTGGTAGTGCCCAGACGCTCTTTGAGCTGCCCTCGTCTGTGGCCTCATCCTGCTTCCAGCAGATTCTCTCATTCTGCTACACGGGCCGGATGACGGTGAGTGCCAGCGATCAGCTGATGGTCATGTACACCGCAGGCTACCTTCAGATCCAGAACATCGTAGAGCGAGGAATGGACCTCATGTTCAAAGCCAGCGCTCCATACTGCGACTCGCAGACATCTGCCACAGACGATCCCCCGAGCCCAAACAACAACAACTCCTCCTTGTTGCTAGGCGACCAGCCCACAACTGTCTGCAAGATCAAGGAAGAGAAGCTGGAGGCCCTGGTGTGTGGTCAGAATGGGGAGCTAAAGCACTCTGATGAGGACAGGAGACCTAGGGGCAGATCTTCAAGGAATGGCACTCTTTTCTACACAAGTGGAGGCGTAAATGGGGTCATACCTGTGATGCATGCTTACGAGCTCTCAACCCGAGATCATGCCAGTCCCGGTGCCTCTAGCCTCCCGACCACAGACAGTCCAACTTCACACCAAAACGAGGAGGAGGATTTTGAAGACGACTCATACGAGAGCCTGACAAATGGGAAAATCTTTGGGGGCTCGTCTGGGATCTTTGGCT tgaAAGAGAAGATGGAGGTGTCCTCCCTGCCTCTGTCCTTGGAAAACCGTTTCTGTGTGCTGTTAGGAGGAGACAGAGAGGCTCTGCCTGCCGGACTCATCAGCCAGATCGGCTACCGTTGCCACCCTGCTCTCTACACAGAGGGCGACCCTGGAGAGAGACTGGAGCTAATTGCAG GATCTGGTGTCTTCATGACTCGTGGGCAGCTGATGAACTGTCACCTCTGCGCTGGGGTCAAACACAAAGTCCTGCTGAGACGCCTCCTAGCTGCTTTTTTTGACAG GAACACACTGGCTGACAGCTGTGGGACTGGAATACGTTCCTCCAACTGTGATCCGAATCGCAAACCATTGGACAGTCGCATACTCAACACAGTGAAAC TCTACTGTCAGAACTTTGCCCCTAACTTCAAAGAAAGTGAGATGAACGTGATTGCTGCTGACATGTGCACCAATGCCCGGAGAGTTCGCAAGCGCTGGCTCCCCAAGATCAAGGCCATGCTTCCAGAGGCAATCGAGGTGTACAGGGGGACTGCAGTCCTGAGCCATGTGGAAGGAGCTACCCAGCCAGGCAGTGGCTTTCCTTTTGAGTCAGAGTTCAAACACCTGGCAGCGTCAAATCTGACTCTGGAGCAACACTTCTATGGAGACTGCAGAGAGACACTGAGGAATGGCTCTCACTTCAGTATGGAAGAGAGGTCCAAAAAAGGTGAAGAAGTCAAGACTGAGCCAAGCCGGGCCAAAGAGTCAGACAACATGCAGGAAGTTGAAAAGCTTCCGGAAAGTCCCGAGAGGGCGGCCGGTGTGCTTGCCCTCAACCATGCTAGCAAGAAAGGGGAAAAAGAGCGTGCAACTAGCAGCCCCAGTTCACAGAGAGAGGAACAGAACAGACAGAGACCACTAGAAGACAATCAGTGA
- the LOC132137265 gene encoding protein FAM78A-like: protein MYMIVGPTKKSTKLIVSMNDNFCPSVTWSVPVGTTSSPALLSSIQRDQRFTTWFVAMNETTAEMALLRTICWRMQLCIKVDPMKPQGQRATVVEPLIQEQPQVLVRNEPIPTNALLKPNANDAEVLMWRPRNGEPIVVIPQKYFSNEGYLLPA, encoded by the coding sequence ATGTACATGATAGTGGGTCCCACTAAAAAGAGCACCAAACTCATCGTCAGCATGAATGACAACTTCTGCCCAAGTGTGACGTGGAGTGTCCCAGTGGGCACCACCAGCAGTCCAGCTCTCCTGAGCTCCATCCAGAGGGACCAACGCTTCACCACATGGTTCGTGGCCATGAACGAAACCACAGCTGAGATGGCGCTACTCCGAACCATCTGCTGGAGGATGCAGCTCTGCATTAAAGTGGATCCAATGAAGCCTCAGGGTCAAAGAGCCACAGTTGTGGAGCCACTGATCCAGGAACAGCCTCAAGTCTTGGTCAGAAATGAACCTATTCCGACAAACGCCTTGCTTAAGCCTAATGCCAATGATGCCGAGGTTCTAATGTGGCGGCCTAGAAATGGGGAGCCCATTGTGGTCATACCCCAAAAATATTTTTCCAATGAAGGATATTTACTTCCAGCTTGA